From the Hymenobacter yonginensis genome, one window contains:
- a CDS encoding NifU family protein has translation MAEQLTAPAGPVSIYAEASPNPESMKFVLNAQLLADGVSVDYPNLEAAANSPLAQELFNFDYVGRVFIAQNFVTVTKTTDHQWAQLIPELRTFLKSYVEASGPIFTVDPAAEQKAAQQAAASGSANSSEADQQTSQKIIDLLDNYVRPAVEQDGGNITFKSYHEGIVTVNLQGSCSGCPSATVTLKSGIENLLKRMVPEVKEVVAEGITAQH, from the coding sequence ATGGCTGAACAACTCACTGCCCCCGCCGGCCCGGTTTCTATCTACGCCGAAGCCTCGCCCAACCCCGAATCCATGAAGTTCGTGCTCAACGCCCAGCTCTTGGCTGATGGCGTAAGCGTGGACTATCCTAACCTCGAAGCCGCGGCCAATTCGCCGCTGGCCCAAGAGCTTTTCAACTTCGATTATGTGGGCCGCGTGTTCATTGCCCAGAACTTCGTTACGGTCACCAAAACGACCGACCACCAGTGGGCCCAGCTCATTCCTGAGTTGCGCACCTTCCTGAAGTCGTATGTGGAAGCCAGTGGCCCGATTTTCACCGTCGACCCCGCTGCCGAGCAGAAAGCCGCCCAGCAGGCCGCCGCCAGCGGCTCGGCCAACTCGTCGGAAGCCGACCAGCAGACCAGCCAGAAAATCATCGACCTGCTCGATAACTACGTGCGCCCCGCCGTGGAGCAGGATGGTGGCAACATCACCTTCAAAAGTTACCACGAAGGCATCGTGACCGTGAACCTGCAGGGTTCGTGCTCGGGCTGCCCTTCGGCTACCGTTACACTGAAGTCGGGCATCGAGAACCTGCTCAAGCGGATGGTGCCCGAGGTGAAAGAGGTAGTAGCCGAAGGCATTACGGCCCAGCACTAA
- a CDS encoding YceI family protein, which yields MPSCLPSIAGRWGPVLLLFLGLLPHLAAGQARFQTRTGLLSFFSASPLEDIEARSQQTAAVLDLNTRQVAFSLPVKSFQFRRTLMQEHFNENYLESDRYPRATFAGRLLALDEEALRAGGARPVTAEGDLTIHGVTRHVQVPGTLELQNGRLRVLATFNVAPADYQIDIPALVRDHIAKVVQVRLDLSCEAVAATAGAPAPSARP from the coding sequence ATGCCAAGCTGCCTGCCAAGTATTGCCGGTCGTTGGGGGCCGGTGCTCCTGCTGTTTCTGGGGCTGTTGCCGCACCTAGCTGCCGGTCAGGCCCGCTTCCAGACGCGGACTGGCCTGCTGTCGTTCTTTTCGGCCAGCCCGCTCGAAGATATTGAGGCCCGCTCGCAGCAAACCGCAGCCGTGCTCGACCTGAACACCCGGCAGGTGGCCTTTTCACTTCCGGTGAAGTCGTTTCAGTTTCGGCGCACCCTGATGCAGGAGCACTTCAACGAAAACTACCTGGAGTCGGACCGCTACCCGCGGGCTACGTTTGCGGGCCGGCTGCTGGCGCTGGACGAGGAAGCCCTCCGCGCCGGCGGCGCCCGGCCCGTGACGGCTGAGGGCGACCTGACCATCCATGGAGTAACGCGGCATGTGCAGGTGCCCGGCACGCTGGAGCTGCAAAACGGCCGCCTACGGGTGCTGGCCACCTTCAACGTAGCCCCGGCCGACTACCAAATTGACATTCCGGCGCTGGTGCGCGACCATATTGCCAAAGTGGTGCAGGTTCGCTTGGACCTGAGCTGCGAGGCCGTAGCGGCCACGGCCGGAGCGCCGGCTCCTTCGGCCCGTCCCTGA
- a CDS encoding outer membrane beta-barrel protein: MRTPLMSDEELDALARRSAAAYPDELPLGAWQQLENQLDAAAQQRQVQQQVRHRVAELFLLEMLLLGFLMIGWQSQQLLQKQRPARPEPLAATPASAPDKQQAASVARRSGRLEPVAAAVSRPPAASAGMPGSSGTEALALPQADAFYQPTQPATRRQLPLQYLAAGRPYHVTWQANKPQEQLGSPVGQQQPAVVAEPAVAGLSDSPTAAQATPLIAPQDSGRMQPAAVPPASAVAADSMQPRSATAKPMYRLLLGVTVAPELAAVRPRQLAGPGLTAGLVAEYRLTPHWRVRSGLLYSVKRYEARGSDYRPPASYWTWRTPVDRIEADCRLVEIPLDVRYEVRPQPTYSLFASAGLSSFLMRNEQYTYDYSLNGQYLERTWSLARGSNHMLSVLNLSVGCERTLGGRWAAQAEPFVKLPLGGVGFGRIQLRSAGLAVGLKYGLLAARP; this comes from the coding sequence GCGTACCCCGACGAGCTGCCGCTTGGTGCGTGGCAGCAGTTGGAAAACCAACTGGATGCCGCCGCCCAACAGCGGCAGGTGCAGCAGCAGGTCCGGCATCGGGTGGCCGAGCTTTTTCTGCTGGAAATGCTGCTGCTGGGCTTTCTGATGATCGGCTGGCAAAGCCAGCAGCTGCTGCAAAAACAGCGGCCGGCGCGGCCGGAACCTCTGGCCGCAACCCCAGCTTCCGCACCGGATAAGCAGCAGGCGGCGTCTGTAGCCCGGCGCTCCGGCCGTTTGGAGCCAGTTGCCGCGGCAGTTTCCCGGCCGCCGGCAGCTTCGGCGGGAATGCCCGGTAGCAGCGGCACTGAGGCCCTGGCACTGCCCCAAGCAGATGCTTTCTATCAGCCGACGCAGCCTGCCACACGCCGGCAGTTGCCGTTGCAATATCTGGCAGCCGGCCGGCCGTATCACGTGACTTGGCAGGCCAACAAGCCGCAGGAGCAACTTGGTAGCCCGGTCGGGCAGCAGCAGCCTGCGGTGGTGGCAGAGCCTGCGGTTGCTGGGCTTTCTGATTCACCAACCGCGGCACAAGCCACCCCACTAATAGCCCCGCAGGACTCCGGCCGGATGCAGCCGGCGGCCGTGCCACCTGCTTCTGCAGTTGCAGCCGATTCCATGCAGCCTCGTTCCGCCACCGCAAAGCCGATGTACCGGCTGCTGCTGGGGGTGACGGTGGCTCCGGAGCTGGCTGCCGTCAGGCCCCGGCAGCTGGCCGGGCCGGGCCTGACGGCCGGGCTGGTGGCCGAGTACCGGCTGACGCCGCACTGGCGGGTGCGTAGCGGCCTGCTGTATAGTGTAAAGCGCTACGAAGCCCGCGGCTCCGACTACCGGCCGCCCGCCTCCTACTGGACCTGGCGCACCCCCGTTGACCGTATCGAAGCCGACTGCCGGCTGGTGGAAATTCCGCTGGATGTGCGCTACGAAGTGCGGCCCCAGCCCACATACTCGCTGTTTGCCAGCGCCGGCCTTTCGTCATTTCTCATGCGCAACGAGCAATACACTTACGACTACAGCCTCAACGGGCAGTATCTGGAGCGCACCTGGAGCCTGGCGCGCGGCAGCAACCACATGCTGAGCGTGCTCAATCTGTCGGTAGGCTGTGAGCGGACGCTGGGAGGGCGCTGGGCGGCGCAGGCCGAGCCGTTTGTGAAGCTGCCGCTGGGAGGCGTGGGCTTCGGGCGCATTCAGCTGCGGAGCGCCGGCCTGGCAGTGGGCCTCAAGTATGGGCTGCTGGCTGCCCGGCCCTGA
- a CDS encoding DUF5777 family beta-barrel protein: MALLSRFCFCLGWLLLAGWLPATRVQAQNTPPPPDLLGDLERQTTDTLRRELVAATFKGTRIINGHSVETPGGGTLVFLISHRFGTLNSGAYNFFGLDQATIRLGLEYGATDRLTVGIGRSSLDKTYDGFLKYQALRQTTGLHAIPVSVTLFGSSALTSLRYFDGLDHTLPRRLTYTVQALVARRFSPGLSVQLSPTVVHRNLVDTRRQHNDVYALGVAGRQKLNKRTALMLEYYYRLPTTADPSTRNALAAGFDIETGGHVFQLHVTNSQGMIERHFLTQTTGNFFDGDIYFGFNVARNFTLKPRL, from the coding sequence ATGGCACTCCTCTCCCGTTTCTGCTTTTGCCTGGGCTGGCTGCTGCTGGCCGGCTGGCTGCCCGCCACCCGCGTGCAGGCCCAGAATACGCCGCCCCCACCCGACCTACTCGGCGACCTGGAGCGCCAAACCACCGACACGCTGCGGCGCGAGCTGGTGGCGGCTACGTTCAAGGGCACACGCATCATCAACGGGCACTCGGTGGAAACGCCGGGCGGCGGCACGCTGGTGTTCCTGATTTCGCACCGGTTCGGCACGCTCAACAGCGGGGCCTACAACTTCTTCGGCCTCGACCAAGCCACCATCCGGCTGGGGCTGGAATACGGCGCCACCGACCGCCTGACGGTGGGCATCGGCCGCAGCTCGCTGGACAAAACCTACGATGGTTTCCTGAAATACCAGGCGCTACGCCAGACCACCGGCCTGCACGCCATACCGGTCAGTGTCACGCTGTTTGGCAGCTCGGCCCTCACCTCCTTGCGCTACTTCGATGGCCTCGACCACACCCTGCCGCGCCGGCTCACCTACACGGTGCAGGCGCTGGTGGCACGCCGGTTCAGCCCCGGCTTGTCGGTGCAATTGAGCCCCACCGTGGTGCACCGCAACCTGGTAGACACGCGCCGGCAGCACAACGACGTGTACGCGCTGGGCGTGGCGGGCCGCCAGAAGCTCAACAAGCGCACCGCCCTCATGCTGGAATACTACTACCGCCTGCCTACAACCGCCGACCCCAGCACCCGCAACGCGCTGGCCGCGGGCTTCGATATCGAAACCGGCGGGCACGTGTTTCAGCTGCACGTCACGAACTCGCAGGGTATGATTGAGCGGCATTTCCTGACCCAGACCACCGGCAACTTCTTCGACGGCGACATTTACTTCGGCTTCAACGTGGCCCGCAATTTCACGCTCAAACCCCGTCTGTAG